The following are encoded together in the Platichthys flesus chromosome 9, fPlaFle2.1, whole genome shotgun sequence genome:
- the jak1 gene encoding tyrosine-protein kinase JAK1, giving the protein MPTQGVMELSRQLCGKIRTSNKKPLLSSSPTTCWGLEIHFYTPEVHQLEYFKGCFSVEKLCVDAAKACSISPLCHNLFGLYIESTGIWCPPNYEFKVTDDTSIKLHYRMRFYFRNWHGTTEGESPVWRHCISKLKGDKNSPQKTPEGTPLLDAASLDYLFAQGQHDFQKGFAPLRTSQSEAEQHEIENECLGMAVLAITHHSMNQPIASNEISYKRFIPESLNRNIKQRNILTRIRINNVFKKFLCEFNRRTVKDSNITPYDLKIKYLATLEGLTSGLGSELLEPITLSVTQEGDVVSGVYYNQNQGKSLTKNVETSRDMQVLVTGTNGISWRNKPAPMSVISKEKGKSKKNKLDGKQNSKTKKDANDDWVVFCDFHEITHAAIEESTVTINRQDNKRMEMQMASRAEALSFAALVDGYFRLTVDAHHHLCKEVAPASVVHNTDNSCHGPISTDYAIHKLRQEGNDEGTYILRWSCTDYKYIIITVVCTEIDLIETRPVRQYKNFQIEVTPNGYSLYGTETLRPTLKELLEHLEGQSLRTDNLQFQLLRCCPPQPREISNLLVVTKDRAPAVQTSMQESQFSFIRILKEEIEQEEHLGRGTKTNIYSGTLRVKSEEDEDAGYSSFQEFKVVLKELGSGHRDISFAFFETASMMRQVSHKHIVLLYGVCVRQLENIMVEEFVQHGPLDLFMRRQLIQLNTPWKFQVAKQLASALSYLEDKKLVHGFVCAKNILLARDGVGDDEGGPFIKLSDPGIPITVLTREECVHRIPWIAPECVKNSSALSIAADKWGFGTTLWEICYDGEVPLKEKKLTEKERFYETKYQLPTPDCSELADLMTRCMNYDPKKRPFFRAIVRDIDNLEKENPSITPQPVPDVDPTVFEKRFLKKIRDLGEGHFGKVELCRYDPRGDKTGELVAVKSLKPENRDEQCNNLSSEINILKALYHENIVKYKGICQEEGGQAIKLIMEYLPLGSLKEYLPRNKSKTSLSTLLSYSIQICEGMEYLGSHFYIHRDLAARNVLVENERTVKIGDFGLTKSIKDNEGYYTVKDDNDSPVFWYAPECLTQCKFYLASDVWSFGVTMYELITYCDSSKSPMTLFLGMIGRSHGQMTIIRLVKVLQEGRRLPRPETCPEPVYDLMRRCWEQSPDGRISFKCLIAELSTMLKQLQPQNNL; this is encoded by the exons ATGCCAACTCAGGGGGTAATGGAGTTGAGCAGGCAACTCTGTGGGAAGATCAGGACGTCCAACAAGAAGCCTCTACTCTCCTCTTCCCCTACAACCTGTTGGGGCCTGGAGATCCACTTTTACACACCGGAGGTGCACCAGCTGGAGTACTTCAAAGGATGCTTCAGTGTTGAGAAACTCTGTGTGGATGCTGCCAAGGCCTGCT CAATCTCTCCCTTGTGCCACAACCTATTTGGCCTGTACATCGAGTCGACAGGAATATGGTGCCCTCCCAACTATGAGTTCAAGGTCACAGATGATACCAGTATCAAGTTGCATTATCGCATGAG GTTTTATTTCAGAAATTGGCATGGCACCACTGAGGGAGAGTCTCCAGTTTGGAGACACTGCATCAGTAAACTCAAaggagataaaaatagcccacaGAAAACACCAGAGGGAACGCCCCTGCTCGACGCTGCGTCTCTGGATTACCTGTTCGCCCAG GGCCAGCATGATTTCCAAAAAGGATTCGCTCCACTGAGGACGTCCCAgtcagaggcagagcagcacgAGATAGAAAATGAGTGCTTGGGCATGGCTGTGCTTGCCATCACTCACCATTCCATGAACCAGCCCATTGCTTCCAATGAAATCAG CTACAAACGTTTCATCCCGGAGTCCCTGAACCGCAACATCAAGCAGCGCAACATTCTGACACGCATCCGCATCAACAACGTCTTCAAGAAATTCCTCTGTGAATTCAACCGCCGCACGGTCAAGGACAGCAACATCACTCCGTACGACCTGAAGATCAAGTACTTGGCCACACTGGAGGGCCTGACCAGCGGGCTTGGCAGCGAGCTGTTAGAGCCCATCACGCTCAGTGTGACACAGGAAGGAGATGTCGTCAGTGGAG TGTACTACAACCAGAACCAGGGGAAGAGCCTGACTAAGAATGTGGAGACGAGCCGTGACATGCAAGTTTTGGTTACTGGTACCAATGGCATTTCCTGGAGAAACAAGCCTGCTCCA ATGTCTGTGATCTCAAAAGAAAAGGGTAAGTCAAAGAAGAACAAGCTGGATGGGAAACAGAATAGCAAGACAAAGAAGGATGCAAATGACGACTGGGTGGTGTTCTGTGACTTCCACGAGATTACGCACGCCGCCATCGAAGAGTCAACAGTCACCATCAATCGACAGGACAACAAGAGGATG gaAATGCAAATGGCTTCTCGGGCCGAGGCCCTGTCCTTTGCGGCCCTTGTAGATGGTTACTTCAGGTTGACAGTCGATGCCCACCACCACCTGTGCAAGGAGGTGGCGCCTGCCTCAGTGGTGCACAACACCGACAATAGCTGCCATGGACCCATCAG TACGGATTATGCCATCCACAAGCTGCGTCAAGAGGGCAACGACGAGGGCACCTACATCCTGCGCTGGAGCTGCACTGACTACAAGTACATCATCATCACCGTGGTCTGCACTGAG ATTGACCTGATAGAGACTCGTCCCGTGCGCCAGTACAAGAACTTCCAGATAGAGGTGACACCTAATGGGTACAGCCTGTATGGCACCGAAACATTGCGGCCCACTCtaaaggagctgctggagcaccTGGAGGGCCAGAGTCTTCGCACCGACAACCTCCAGTTccagctgctccgctgctgccCCCCACAGCCTAGAG agatTTCGAACTTGCTGGTGGTCACTAAAGACCGAGCCCCGGCCGTGCAGACGTCCATGCAGGAGAGTCAGTTCAGCTTCATTCGCATTCTGAAGGAGGAGATTGAACAG GAGGAGCACCTTGGCCGTGGCACAAAGACCAACATCTACTCGGGCACACTGCGGGTGAAgagtgaggaggatgaggatgcaGGCTACTCGTCCTTCCAGGAGTTCAAGGTTGTCCTGAAGGAGCTTGGTTCTGGACACAGGGACATCTCCTTC GCCTTCTTTGAAACTGCCAGCATGATGCGACAAGTGTCCCATAAACACATAGTGCTACTGTATGGAGTGTGTGTTCGCCAACTGGAAA ATATCATGGTGGAGGAGTTTGTCCAACACGGACCACTGGACCTGTTTATGAGGAGACAGCTGATTCAACTCAACACTCCATGGAAGTTCCAGGTGGCCAAGCAGCTGGCCTCTGCTCTCAGCTACTTG GAGGACAAAAAGCTGGTCCATGGTTTTGTCTGTGCCAAGAACATCTTGTTGGCCAGAGATGGAGTGGGTGATGATGAGGGAGGTCCCTTCATCAAGCTCAGCGACCCAGGAATACCAATCACAGTGCTCACCAGAGAGG AGTGTGTGCATCGTATCCCGTGGATCGCTCCGGAGTGTGTGAAGAACTCGTCTGCTCTGAGCATCGCAGCTGACAAGTGGGGCTTTGGTACCACACTGTGGGAGATCTGCTACGATGGAGAAGTTCCCCTCAAAGAGAAGAAACTCACAGAG AAGGAGAGGTTTTATGAAACCAAGTACCAGCTGCCCACCCCGGACTGCAGTGAGCTGGCGGATCTGATGACGCGTTGTATGAACTACGACCCCAAGAAGAGACCATTCTTCAGGGCTATTGTCAGAGACATCGACAATCTGGAAAAAGAAA aCCCATCAATAACACCCCAACCGGTACCTGATGTGGACCCAACAGTGTTTGAAAAGAGATTCCTGAAGAAAATCCGAGACCTGGGAGAG GGCCACTTTGGTAAAGTGGAGCTGTGTCGCTATGATCCACGCGGAGATAAAACTGGCGAGCTGGTGGCGGTGAAGTCCCTGAAGCCCGAGAACCGGGACGAGCAGTGCAACAACCTCTCGAGCGAGATCAACATCCTGAAGGCTCTCTACCATGAAAACATCGTCAAATACAAGGGCATTTGCCAAGAGGAAG GGGGTCAGGCCATCAAGCTCATCATGGAGTATCTTCCACTGGGCAGCTTGAAGGAGTATCTGCCCAGGAACAAGAGCAAGACCAGCCTCAGCACTCTGCTCAGCTACTCCATCCAGATCTGCGAG GGAATGGAATATTTGGGATCTCATTTTTACATCCACCGAGACCTGGCTGCCCGAAATGTGCTGGTGGAGAACGAGAGGACGGTAAAGATCGGAGACTTCGGCCTCACCAAGAGCATCAAGGACAATGAGGGATATTACACCGTGAAGGACGACAACGACAGCCCAGTTTTCTG GTACGCTCCGGAGTGTCTGACTCAGTGCAAGTTCTACCTCGCTTCAGATGTGTGGTCCTTCGGGGTGACGATGTATGAGCTCATCACTTATTGTGACTCCAGCAAGAGCCCGATGACG CTCTTCTTAGGTATGATTGGTCGAAGCCACGGACAGATGACCATCATCCGACTGGTGAAGGTGTTGCAAGAAGGCAGGAGGCTGCCGCGCCCTGAGACCTGTCCTGAGCCC GTGTACGACCTGATGCGCAGGTGCTGGGAGCAGTCGCCCGACGGGAGGATCTCCTTCAAGTGCCTGATCGCGGAGCTGAGCACCATGCTGAAGCAGCTCCAGCCGCAGAACAACTTGTGA